A stretch of the Verrucomicrobiia bacterium genome encodes the following:
- a CDS encoding transposase: MPPERVQVLYSWKHSGFNVHAGDPVPCEDKSKLEELAQYILRNPFSVEKMTLESPTDTVIYRSRLNAKINRNFEVFSATDFLAAITQHSRYA, translated from the coding sequence GTGCCGCCTGAGCGCGTGCAGGTCCTCTACTCCTGGAAGCACAGCGGCTTCAACGTCCACGCCGGAGATCCGGTTCCGTGCGAGGACAAGTCCAAGCTGGAAGAACTGGCCCAGTACATCCTGCGCAACCCTTTTTCGGTCGAGAAGATGACACTGGAATCCCCCACCGACACCGTCATCTACCGCTCCCGGCTCAACGCCAAGATCAACCGCAACTTCGAGGTCTTCAGCGCCACCGACTTCCTGGCGGCCATTACGCAGCATAGCCGCTATGCCTGA
- a CDS encoding Gfo/Idh/MocA family oxidoreductase, producing the protein MQVKVCVLGAGSLGKEHVRIYSDLAAAGLVDFVGLYDPAPEIARKLAEKYRVRAFGSVAEAVAATDAASIVTPTHTHFELARTLIEQGKHVLVEKPMTDNAQRAAQLVQMAQANRCILQVGHVERFNPVFKYLESVALEPRFIEAHRLSPYPARSTDIGVVLDLMIHDLDLVLAFVKSPVTSVDAVGIPVLSATEDIANARLRFANGCVANLTASRVSPERMRKIRVFSGGPLTSYISLDYRAQEGYIYRIARADEVESSMIKKLLRAKDSAIVGEFGGKRIVREPVPIAKDEPLKLELRDFVDCIRAHRTPEVSGESAKRALDLALDITRQIKGASLPDK; encoded by the coding sequence GTGCAAGTTAAGGTTTGCGTGCTTGGCGCCGGGTCGCTTGGAAAGGAGCACGTCCGCATTTATTCCGATTTGGCAGCGGCTGGCCTGGTGGATTTTGTCGGCCTGTATGATCCGGCGCCGGAGATCGCGCGCAAGTTGGCCGAAAAGTACCGAGTCCGCGCTTTCGGTTCGGTGGCCGAAGCTGTGGCTGCAACGGATGCAGCCAGCATTGTAACTCCCACCCACACCCATTTCGAGCTGGCCCGGACCCTGATCGAGCAGGGAAAGCACGTTCTGGTCGAGAAACCGATGACCGACAATGCGCAACGCGCGGCCCAATTGGTGCAAATGGCCCAGGCCAATCGTTGTATCCTGCAGGTGGGGCATGTGGAACGGTTCAATCCGGTGTTCAAGTACCTGGAATCGGTGGCGCTGGAACCGCGGTTTATCGAAGCACACCGCCTGTCCCCCTACCCGGCGCGCAGCACCGATATTGGAGTGGTCTTGGACTTGATGATTCATGACCTGGACCTGGTGCTGGCTTTTGTGAAGTCGCCCGTCACCAGCGTTGATGCGGTGGGCATCCCGGTCTTAAGCGCAACGGAGGATATCGCCAACGCGCGTCTGCGGTTTGCCAATGGCTGTGTCGCTAATTTAACCGCCAGCCGCGTCAGCCCGGAGAGGATGCGCAAGATTCGGGTCTTCAGCGGGGGGCCTTTAACCAGTTACATCTCGCTGGATTACCGCGCGCAGGAGGGATATATCTATCGCATTGCGCGGGCTGATGAGGTGGAAAGTTCGATGATAAAAAAGCTTCTGCGCGCCAAGGATTCGGCCATCGTCGGCGAATTCGGCGGCAAACGCATTGTGCGTGAGCCGGTCCCTATTGCCAAGGACGAGCCGCTCAAACTCGAATTGCGTGATTTTGTGGACTGCATCCGCGCGCATCGGACACCCGAGGTCAGCGGGGAATCCGCTAAACGCGCGTTGGACCTGGCGTTGGACATTACCAGGCAGATAAAGGGCGCATCCTTGCCCGACAAGTAG
- a CDS encoding leucine-rich repeat domain-containing protein → MKANLLYRTIASSQRPLRPPPCVLWVLALLPFLSPPEAEGQFSFTTNNDALMVTGYNGPGGAVTIPGTTNGMPVTGIGDYAFQYIYSLTSITIPDSVGSIGQYAFYYCNMLTAATIGNSVTSIGDGAFSHCVSLQAITMPDSLGNIGADAFLYCISLGSVAIPGHVANIGAGALRYCGSLAGITIPGSVTNIGTDALLNCDNLGAITVDPLNSMYSSLNGVLLDKSQTTLVTYPGGKDGSYTIPNTVTSIGNDAFSGCPSVTSVAIPDSVTNIGAAAFLDCGSLTNVTIGNNVTRIGDEAFSYCMSLKAITVDSTSSVYSDLNGVLFDKSQTTLIAYPDGRAENYTIPNTVTRIGDYAFSGNIRLTNVTIPSGIRDIGDGAFLDCYNLDSINIPNSVVNIGDAALEGSGLTSVTIPGGVTSIRDDAFNYCQSLTTVTIGDSVSSIGRRAFANCFSLANVYFEGNAPAVDETAFYIYDGAFEAVYYLPGTTGWGAVFAGVPAIPWTLPYPLILSKNPSFGAGANGFGFVISWATNVHVVVEACTNLAEPVWIPAQTNTLTNGSSYFSDPYWTNCAVRFYRARSQ, encoded by the coding sequence ATGAAAGCGAACCTCCTCTACCGCACGATTGCATCGTCCCAAAGACCCCTCCGGCCACCCCCCTGTGTGTTATGGGTTCTAGCACTTCTGCCTTTCTTATCACCCCCAGAGGCCGAAGGCCAATTCAGCTTCACGACGAATAATGACGCGTTAATGGTCACGGGATATAATGGTCCCGGAGGAGCGGTGACGATTCCTGGAACGACCAATGGAATGCCAGTAACTGGCATCGGGGATTACGCGTTCCAATACATTTACAGCCTCACCAGTATCACGATTCCCGACAGCGTTGGGAGCATTGGGCAATATGCCTTCTATTATTGCAATATGCTCACGGCTGCCACGATCGGCAACAGCGTGACCAGCATTGGGGATGGTGCGTTCTCCCATTGCGTCAGTTTGCAGGCTATCACGATGCCTGACAGTCTTGGCAACATCGGAGCGGATGCATTCCTCTACTGCATAAGCCTGGGTAGCGTCGCGATCCCCGGCCATGTGGCCAACATCGGAGCGGGCGCATTGCGCTACTGCGGAAGCCTGGCCGGCATCACAATTCCCGGCAGTGTCACCAATATTGGGACGGATGCCTTGCTGAACTGCGACAACCTGGGGGCGATCACAGTAGATCCTCTCAATTCCATGTATAGCAGTCTCAACGGTGTGCTGTTGGACAAAAGCCAAACGACTCTTGTTACATATCCGGGCGGCAAAGATGGGAGTTATACCATCCCCAACACCGTCACCAGCATTGGGAACGACGCGTTTTCTGGTTGCCCAAGCGTGACCAGCGTCGCGATCCCCGACAGCGTCACCAACATCGGAGCCGCTGCATTCCTTGACTGTGGTAGCCTGACCAACGTCACAATCGGCAACAACGTGACCCGCATCGGTGACGAGGCATTCTCTTACTGCATGAGCCTTAAGGCGATAACAGTGGATTCGACTAGTTCTGTCTATAGCGATCTGAATGGGGTGCTGTTCGACAAGAGTCAGACTACTCTGATTGCCTATCCGGATGGCAGAGCTGAGAATTACACGATCCCGAATACCGTGACCCGCATCGGAGATTACGCATTCTCCGGAAACATCCGTCTAACCAACGTCACGATTCCCAGCGGCATCAGGGACATCGGTGACGGGGCATTCCTTGACTGCTACAACCTCGACAGCATCAACATTCCCAATAGCGTTGTCAACATCGGTGACGCCGCGTTGGAGGGCAGCGGCTTGACGAGCGTGACAATCCCCGGCGGCGTCACGAGTATTCGTGACGACGCGTTCAATTACTGCCAGAGCCTGACGACCGTCACCATTGGCGACAGCGTCAGCAGCATCGGACGGCGGGCCTTCGCCAACTGCTTCAGCCTGGCCAATGTTTATTTCGAGGGCAATGCTCCCGCGGTTGATGAGACTGCGTTCTACATTTATGACGGGGCGTTCGAGGCGGTGTATTATCTGCCGGGAACCACAGGATGGGGCGCGGTTTTTGCCGGGGTTCCGGCGATACCATGGACTTTGCCTTATCCCTTGATCTTGAGTAAGAATCCCAGCTTTGGTGCGGGCGCCAATGGGTTCGGCTTCGTCATCTCGTGGGCGACCAACGTTCATGTCGTCGTGGAGGCTTGCACGAATCTGGCTGAGCCAGTGTGGATTCCTGCGCAAACCAACACGCTCACGAATGGCTCTTCCTATTTCAGCGATCCCTATTGGACGAATTGCGCCGTGCGTTTTTATCGAGCGCGCTCGCAGTGA
- the lpxB gene encoding lipid-A-disaccharide synthase yields MNPKTFMLIAGETSGDLLGAELVPEIGDILADIGALPTPDYQPLHASLAPRFFGAGGPLMAAAGVDLAFDLTAHSVIGLSDVIKNYFKFRRLFQRLYRLALEREPDAIICIDFSGFNRRFAQAIRRFTRARRDWFHDWNPKIIQYVSPQVWASREGRVYSMARDYDLVLSIFPFEPAWYARRVPQLPVRFVGHPILDRYRHPPCPGGDRENSEPAAEPLVLLLPGSRGSELERHLPVLVQSLALMRASIPALRARMVLPNEALVKQAKTFGLPANLEVQAGGLPEALCEAQVAVASTGTVTLECAYFGVPTVALYITSWTTFQIGKRLVNVKHLAMPNLLADTEVFPEFIQDAATPQNIAQAALDLLFDSKRRGQIKSKLAEIIKSLGEPGASRRAAREIVNLIEPRQTKAAEPTGGAAQAR; encoded by the coding sequence TTGAATCCCAAAACATTCATGCTCATCGCGGGGGAAACCAGCGGCGACCTGCTGGGGGCGGAGCTCGTGCCAGAGATTGGCGACATCCTGGCGGACATCGGCGCCCTGCCGACGCCGGATTACCAACCGCTGCATGCCAGTCTTGCGCCTCGTTTTTTTGGCGCCGGAGGTCCGCTCATGGCGGCTGCGGGGGTGGACCTGGCTTTTGACCTTACTGCCCATTCGGTCATCGGCCTCTCCGATGTCATCAAGAATTATTTCAAGTTCCGGCGGCTCTTTCAGCGCCTTTACCGGCTGGCTCTTGAACGGGAGCCGGACGCAATTATTTGCATCGACTTCTCAGGGTTTAATCGCCGATTCGCTCAGGCAATCAGACGTTTCACACGCGCGCGCCGTGACTGGTTCCACGACTGGAACCCCAAGATCATCCAATACGTTTCTCCTCAGGTGTGGGCTTCGCGCGAAGGACGGGTTTATAGCATGGCCCGCGATTACGACCTGGTCCTGAGCATTTTTCCTTTCGAGCCGGCCTGGTACGCCCGGCGCGTGCCGCAATTGCCCGTGCGCTTTGTCGGCCACCCGATATTGGACCGTTACAGGCACCCTCCTTGTCCTGGCGGTGACCGGGAGAACTCCGAACCCGCCGCCGAGCCCCTGGTTTTGCTCCTTCCGGGGAGCCGAGGGTCCGAGCTCGAGCGGCATTTGCCCGTGCTCGTCCAGAGCCTGGCCTTGATGCGAGCCAGTATTCCCGCCTTGAGGGCGCGCATGGTGCTCCCGAATGAGGCGCTGGTGAAACAAGCCAAGACGTTTGGGCTGCCGGCCAATCTGGAGGTCCAGGCCGGCGGCCTCCCTGAGGCATTGTGCGAAGCACAAGTTGCCGTCGCTTCGACGGGCACCGTGACCCTGGAGTGCGCCTATTTCGGGGTTCCCACCGTTGCGCTGTACATTACGTCGTGGACCACCTTTCAGATCGGCAAACGCCTCGTCAATGTGAAGCACCTTGCGATGCCGAACCTGCTCGCCGATACAGAGGTCTTCCCTGAATTCATTCAGGACGCTGCAACGCCCCAGAATATTGCGCAGGCGGCCTTGGACTTGCTTTTTGACTCCAAGCGTCGTGGGCAGATCAAAAGCAAGCTCGCTGAGATTATCAAGTCGCTGGGTGAGCCGGGCGCAAGCCGGCGCGCCGCCCGCGAGATTGTGAATCTAATCGAACCCCGACAAACAAAAGCAGCAGAGCCAACCGGCGGAGCCGCTCAGGCCCGATGA
- the nuoB gene encoding NADH-quinone oxidoreductase subunit NuoB: MFEILRKSLATGIVTTAYPRSAPELSSQARGRPEIDFANWHDARPAVAACPTSALSYTERNGARTVNLDLSNCTFCGLCAEADSAIRMTNICELASLSRRALITSVIYELNPDGTQGKVQEQCNPSQFPEAPANDNPASSSPWDLQRPARSSFEQLGAEVQARIQKVLGRSLHIREVDAGSCNGCEVEIAGLNSPVYDIERFGIHFVASPRHADMLLVTGPVSRNMELALRKTYDAIPEPRLVVAVGACGCGGGIFGRNYATLGGVDKVLPVDVYIPGCPPNPFALLQGILMAIGKFPHRA; this comes from the coding sequence ATGTTTGAGATATTGCGCAAGAGTTTGGCCACAGGCATCGTGACGACCGCTTACCCGCGTTCAGCCCCGGAACTGTCCAGCCAGGCCCGTGGCCGCCCGGAAATCGATTTTGCCAATTGGCACGATGCGCGCCCGGCGGTTGCGGCTTGCCCAACGAGCGCATTGAGCTACACCGAGCGGAATGGGGCACGGACTGTCAACCTCGACCTGAGCAATTGCACTTTCTGCGGCCTTTGCGCAGAGGCCGACAGCGCGATTCGCATGACGAACATTTGCGAGCTGGCTTCGCTCAGCAGGCGTGCTTTGATAACCAGCGTGATCTACGAACTCAACCCCGATGGCACTCAAGGAAAGGTCCAGGAACAATGCAATCCATCGCAATTCCCGGAAGCTCCTGCCAATGACAATCCGGCAAGCTCCTCGCCTTGGGATTTGCAAAGGCCCGCCCGGAGTTCATTCGAACAGCTTGGCGCCGAGGTGCAGGCCCGGATTCAAAAGGTGCTGGGACGCTCGCTGCACATCCGGGAAGTCGATGCCGGCTCATGCAACGGATGCGAGGTGGAAATAGCCGGCCTGAACAGCCCGGTGTATGACATCGAGCGGTTCGGCATCCATTTTGTCGCCTCGCCTCGTCATGCGGACATGCTGTTGGTCACCGGACCCGTCTCGCGCAATATGGAATTGGCATTGCGCAAGACCTACGACGCAATACCCGAGCCGCGCCTGGTCGTGGCGGTCGGCGCCTGTGGGTGTGGGGGCGGTATTTTCGGCAGGAATTACGCCACCTTAGGCGGGGTGGACAAGGTGCTTCCAGTCGATGTTTATATCCCCGGCTGTCCACCGAACCCCTTTGCGCTGTTGCAGGGAATCCTGATGGCTATAGGCAAATTCCCTCATCGGGCCTGA
- a CDS encoding NADH-quinone oxidoreductase subunit C, with protein sequence MTILPGLQPVLNDLKERFGARIHAVQAPRPDEVYFQADIELVPGFCAQVYKKWNGRLVSLFADDARAETGSFHIYYVFALDAAHGFLILRVPVAPGHGQFTSLANALPAVNWQEREIQDLFGLKLEGHPNPRRCALHDDWPEVFPLRKDFDLWTTLPPFTGERHKFRQVEGEGVFQVPVGPVHAGIIEPGHFLFSVAGEPVLYLQIRLFYTHKGTEKLFEQMSIAHGVRLAESISGDSSFAHATAFCHAIERVAGVEPPPRARALRTICLELERVYNHIADIGAIATDVAFAVANAHAMRLKESVLRLNEQLTGNRLLRGMACLGGVRFNWAEEQLGAIRQWLRTLRPQFESLVLLVRESSSTRDRLETTGILKPATASDLGVVGIAGRASGFTHDLRRDFPHAAYDQAQFNIPVYQQGDVLRRMQVRIDEVREALSIIQQVLDKLPGGPLVTPILQVPPNATGLGFVEGWRGEIFHWVRTAPGNRLARCKVKDPSLQNWPALSEAILGNIIPDFPVVNKSFNLSYSGTDR encoded by the coding sequence ATGACTATTCTGCCCGGCTTACAACCCGTTCTCAACGATCTGAAGGAACGCTTCGGCGCCCGCATTCATGCCGTCCAAGCCCCAAGGCCCGATGAGGTTTATTTCCAGGCTGACATCGAGCTGGTGCCCGGCTTTTGCGCGCAGGTCTATAAAAAGTGGAATGGCCGCCTGGTCAGTTTGTTTGCTGATGACGCCCGCGCCGAGACAGGTTCCTTTCACATATACTACGTCTTTGCCCTGGATGCAGCCCATGGCTTTCTGATCCTGCGCGTGCCGGTTGCTCCTGGCCACGGCCAGTTTACTTCTTTGGCCAATGCATTGCCCGCCGTTAATTGGCAGGAGCGCGAAATCCAGGACCTGTTTGGCCTCAAACTCGAAGGACACCCCAACCCCCGGCGTTGCGCCCTGCACGATGATTGGCCCGAGGTCTTCCCGTTGCGCAAGGACTTCGACCTCTGGACAACACTGCCTCCGTTCACTGGCGAGCGTCATAAATTCCGGCAAGTCGAGGGCGAAGGGGTTTTTCAGGTTCCTGTCGGCCCTGTCCACGCGGGGATTATTGAACCCGGCCATTTCCTGTTCAGCGTTGCGGGCGAGCCGGTCCTTTACCTGCAAATCCGGCTTTTCTATACCCACAAAGGAACAGAGAAGTTGTTCGAGCAAATGTCAATAGCCCACGGCGTGCGCCTGGCTGAAAGCATTTCGGGCGATTCGAGCTTTGCCCATGCGACAGCCTTTTGCCATGCCATCGAGCGTGTTGCCGGCGTTGAGCCGCCGCCTCGCGCCAGGGCCTTGCGCACCATTTGCCTCGAACTCGAGCGGGTCTATAATCACATTGCGGACATCGGGGCCATCGCGACCGATGTCGCCTTCGCGGTCGCCAATGCCCATGCAATGCGGCTCAAGGAAAGTGTTCTGAGGCTTAACGAGCAATTAACCGGCAACCGGCTCTTGCGCGGAATGGCTTGCCTCGGGGGAGTTCGCTTTAATTGGGCTGAAGAACAACTGGGCGCTATTCGCCAATGGCTGCGGACATTGCGGCCGCAATTTGAGTCGCTGGTCTTGCTGGTCCGCGAATCCTCGTCCACACGGGACCGCCTGGAAACGACAGGCATCTTGAAACCGGCAACCGCGAGTGACCTGGGGGTTGTCGGCATCGCCGGACGTGCTTCCGGTTTCACTCACGATTTGCGCCGCGATTTTCCCCATGCGGCCTATGACCAGGCACAATTCAATATTCCGGTTTACCAGCAAGGCGACGTGTTGCGGCGAATGCAAGTGCGCATCGATGAAGTGCGTGAGGCCCTTTCGATTATCCAACAGGTGCTGGATAAATTGCCCGGCGGTCCGCTGGTGACCCCAATATTGCAAGTGCCTCCCAACGCGACGGGACTGGGCTTTGTCGAGGGCTGGCGTGGAGAGATTTTCCATTGGGTCCGCACCGCCCCCGGGAACCGGCTGGCGCGCTGCAAAGTGAAGGACCCGTCCTTGCAGAATTGGCCGGCGCTGAGCGAGGCCATCCTGGGAAACATCATTCCGGATTTCCCGGTGGTAAATAAGAGTTTTAACCTTTCTTATTCGGGCACCGATCGTTGA
- a CDS encoding hydrogenase 4 subunit F, which translates to MLLILLLTIPLLAGVLCLVVESPRWWERLNLAAFVLAAILSGVLAFELLEQQKVTALEGFLQADPLSGLVVGLTAFVALVCGIYAVGYFRRDLLEGRITIKQLRHYYVLTPLFVGAMLLVPMADNLGVMWVAVETTTLASVLLVTFYNQKTSFEAGWKYIMIGSVGISMALFGTVITYSSAVGVLGEHARQGMNWSVLVGIAGQLNPTAMRLAFVMVVLGYGTKAGLAPMHTWKPDAYAEAPVPAATLLGAAFINSAIYCIMRFDVLAEKCLGHEFPSQMLIGFGIFSILLAAPFVLVQRNFRRLLAYSSIDHAGIMVAALGFGGKLGALGAVLHMLFHGVTKPLLFFSAGNVEQEFGSPYFRKVRGVIHTLPWTGAFFLLAAFAVTGLPPFSIFQSEFTALSAALAAQNIWAAALFILGVVTIFVGFLLHMANMNLGSAAEPLERRSECPWKLGAMLVVALVVIMFGVWLPGPLFSIVQQSARIIGGVP; encoded by the coding sequence ATGCTTCTGATTCTCCTCCTAACGATCCCGCTGCTGGCGGGTGTGTTATGCCTGGTGGTGGAATCGCCCCGGTGGTGGGAGCGGCTGAATCTGGCAGCTTTCGTCCTTGCGGCCATCTTGTCGGGAGTCCTTGCCTTCGAATTGTTGGAACAGCAGAAGGTGACGGCCCTGGAGGGATTCCTTCAGGCCGATCCGTTGAGTGGATTGGTGGTTGGTTTGACGGCCTTCGTCGCGTTGGTGTGCGGGATTTACGCCGTGGGCTATTTTCGCCGGGACCTGCTCGAGGGCCGGATCACGATCAAACAATTGCGGCATTATTACGTTCTGACGCCGCTGTTTGTGGGCGCCATGTTGCTGGTGCCGATGGCCGATAACCTCGGGGTCATGTGGGTCGCTGTCGAGACCACCACCTTGGCTTCCGTGTTGCTGGTGACCTTTTATAACCAGAAAACCTCTTTCGAGGCGGGCTGGAAATACATCATGATTGGCAGCGTGGGGATTTCGATGGCCTTATTCGGCACTGTGATTACCTATTCATCGGCTGTGGGTGTATTGGGAGAACACGCGCGCCAGGGTATGAACTGGTCGGTCCTGGTGGGTATTGCCGGGCAGTTAAATCCCACGGCGATGAGATTGGCCTTCGTGATGGTGGTGCTGGGTTATGGCACCAAAGCGGGCCTGGCGCCCATGCATACCTGGAAACCCGATGCCTATGCTGAGGCCCCGGTCCCCGCAGCAACGCTGCTCGGCGCCGCTTTCATCAATTCCGCCATTTACTGCATTATGCGCTTTGATGTTTTGGCCGAAAAATGTCTTGGGCACGAATTCCCCAGCCAGATGCTTATCGGTTTTGGGATTTTCTCCATCTTGCTAGCCGCGCCGTTTGTGCTCGTGCAAAGGAATTTCCGCCGGTTGCTGGCTTATTCAAGCATTGACCACGCTGGCATCATGGTTGCCGCGCTGGGATTTGGCGGAAAACTCGGCGCGCTGGGCGCCGTGCTGCACATGCTGTTTCATGGGGTGACCAAACCCCTGCTCTTTTTTTCCGCAGGCAATGTCGAGCAGGAGTTCGGCTCGCCTTACTTCCGCAAGGTGCGTGGCGTCATCCACACGCTGCCGTGGACCGGGGCTTTTTTCCTGCTGGCTGCGTTTGCGGTGACCGGCCTGCCCCCATTCAGTATTTTTCAGAGCGAGTTCACCGCCTTAAGCGCCGCCCTGGCGGCCCAGAACATTTGGGCTGCCGCTCTGTTCATTCTCGGTGTGGTGACGATCTTTGTCGGATTCCTGCTGCACATGGCCAACATGAATCTCGGCTCGGCTGCCGAACCCCTCGAGCGCCGCAGCGAGTGTCCCTGGAAGTTGGGCGCGATGCTCGTGGTAGCGCTGGTTGTCATTATGTTTGGGGTCTGGTTGCCTGGACCGCTCTTCTCCATTGTCCAGCAATCCGCCCGGATTATCGGAGGTGTTCCATGA
- a CDS encoding proton-conducting transporter membrane subunit: MMLLIPILAFPAAAVLLCLLTSSRRLMEWIDIGAFAGTVAFGFLLLREVLARQVVTECQEFFRADALSAWMVLMISVVSLATALYAGRYFRADLASGVVSGAQVKEFFVLTPLFAAGMFLVVLVNNLGVMWFALEATALSSVLLVALYNRKTSLEAAWKYVMLGSLGLALALMGTVFTYAAAIDQESESLPSFNWAHLMSVAGQLNPRMIKLAFVFVLIGYGAKAGLAPMHTWLPDAHSEAPSPTSAMLSGVSLKVALYALLRFHILTTACLQSPFSRTLLLVFGLGSMCLAAPFILVQTNLKRLLAYSSLEHVGLICAGIGLNSPLTIFGALLHMGYHALTKPVLFFAAGNIHQACHTLQIRLIGGGLTRLLPVTVLCMGLAGFAAMGLPPFGLFFSEMTVLNGGFVAGQTAVSVLVLLAILASFCGILFQLTRVVLGAPRIAHVSQLAPLAGVPAMGLLLATLVVFSLWLPAPLLEVIRRAAGIIGGIK; the protein is encoded by the coding sequence ATGATGCTTTTAATCCCCATCCTGGCGTTTCCGGCAGCAGCGGTCCTGCTTTGCCTCCTGACCTCCTCGAGGCGGCTCATGGAGTGGATCGACATCGGGGCCTTTGCTGGTACGGTCGCTTTCGGGTTCCTGTTGCTGCGGGAGGTCCTGGCGCGCCAGGTAGTCACCGAATGCCAGGAATTTTTCCGGGCCGATGCCTTGAGCGCCTGGATGGTGTTGATGATCTCAGTCGTTTCTCTCGCAACGGCGCTGTATGCGGGCCGCTATTTCAGGGCCGATCTTGCCTCGGGCGTCGTGTCCGGCGCGCAGGTGAAGGAATTCTTCGTATTAACCCCGTTATTTGCGGCAGGAATGTTTCTGGTGGTTTTGGTAAACAACCTCGGGGTGATGTGGTTTGCGTTGGAGGCCACGGCCCTTTCTTCGGTGCTGCTGGTAGCGCTGTATAACCGCAAGACCTCTCTGGAAGCGGCTTGGAAATACGTCATGCTGGGCAGCCTGGGGCTAGCCCTGGCCCTGATGGGAACCGTCTTCACCTACGCTGCCGCTATCGATCAAGAGTCTGAGTCGTTGCCCAGCTTCAATTGGGCGCACCTGATGTCCGTGGCCGGCCAACTCAATCCGCGCATGATCAAGCTGGCGTTTGTTTTCGTGCTCATCGGCTACGGCGCCAAAGCCGGTTTGGCCCCCATGCACACCTGGCTGCCCGATGCACATAGCGAGGCCCCCTCGCCCACCAGCGCCATGCTCTCAGGCGTTTCGCTCAAGGTTGCCCTGTATGCCCTCCTGCGTTTTCATATCCTGACCACTGCCTGCCTCCAATCCCCATTCAGCCGCACGTTGTTGTTGGTGTTTGGCCTGGGCTCGATGTGCCTGGCGGCGCCTTTTATCCTGGTGCAGACCAACCTCAAACGTCTGCTGGCTTACTCGAGCCTCGAACACGTCGGTTTAATCTGCGCCGGCATTGGCCTGAATTCACCCCTGACCATCTTTGGTGCACTGCTGCACATGGGTTACCACGCCCTGACTAAGCCCGTTCTGTTCTTTGCTGCCGGCAACATCCACCAGGCCTGCCACACCCTGCAAATCCGCCTGATTGGCGGCGGGCTGACCAGGCTCCTGCCTGTCACCGTCCTTTGCATGGGCCTCGCCGGCTTTGCTGCCATGGGCTTGCCGCCGTTCGGTTTATTCTTCAGCGAGATGACGGTGTTGAATGGAGGCTTTGTGGCGGGTCAGACGGCGGTGAGCGTTCTGGTGCTTCTGGCGATACTGGCCTCGTTTTGCGGAATTCTTTTTCAATTGACGCGTGTCGTTCTGGGTGCGCCCAGAATTGCTCATGTCAGTCAGTTAGCGCCGCTGGCCGGTGTGCCTGCCATGGGTCTGTTGCTGGCCACCTTGGTCGTCTTCAGCCTCTGGCTCCCTGCGCCACTGCTGGAGGTCATCCGCCGCGCAGCCGGAATCATCGGAGGGATTAAATGA
- a CDS encoding hydrogenase, translated as MNSTPPDLASQWITLLAAGMLVIQLLMVVQRMLLTNIRLFALQSLLLTAIAALVAFFHHATHVYWVAGLTLGGKVFFLPWLLNRLVRRIQIHQEIEPLLNYTASMLLCGAFTLLGYIVARPFTSLERLGNNTLAIAITLLLTGFFLMFNRRKAITQVLALLTVENGVMLAAIALSTYGMPLVVELGIFFDVMVAVMVLGILVYRIRETFASMDVSKLSQLRG; from the coding sequence ATGAACTCGACTCCACCCGATTTAGCCTCCCAATGGATCACGTTGCTGGCAGCGGGCATGCTGGTCATCCAGTTGCTGATGGTGGTGCAACGCATGCTGCTGACAAATATTCGGCTGTTTGCCCTGCAATCACTGTTGCTGACGGCCATTGCTGCCCTAGTTGCCTTTTTCCATCACGCAACCCACGTGTACTGGGTAGCCGGGCTCACGCTGGGCGGCAAAGTGTTCTTCCTGCCCTGGCTGCTCAACCGCCTGGTCCGGCGCATCCAGATTCACCAGGAAATTGAGCCCCTGCTCAACTACACCGCTTCGATGCTATTGTGCGGCGCCTTCACGTTATTGGGTTACATCGTCGCGCGCCCGTTCACCTCTCTGGAGCGGTTGGGCAACAATACGCTGGCTATCGCCATCACGCTCTTGCTGACCGGGTTTTTCCTCATGTTTAACCGCCGCAAGGCCATTACTCAGGTCCTGGCGCTATTGACGGTTGAAAATGGCGTGATGCTGGCGGCAATAGCCTTGAGCACCTACGGCATGCCGTTGGTGGTCGAGTTGGGCATCTTTTTTGACGTGATGGTAGCGGTGATGGTCCTGGGGATTCTCGTCTATCGGATTCGTGAGACCTTCGCCTCGATGGACGTCAGCAAGCTGAGCCAATTGCGCGGATGA